In Legionella lytica, one genomic interval encodes:
- a CDS encoding 1-acyl-sn-glycerol-3-phosphate acyltransferase, translating into MMLALRQKVPQKQEIQQGLLPLLHRLHRVDSSSALLGLDSLAKIELLTAIEKKFGIRLEDHEIAAANTLDDLTETIVAKQKQYKHSAASIIDPITHTQISFKASQMRSTVHRHMAGFVRKRFGIEALGDEFLPSDGPFIIAANHSSHLDNLALMAAAGGTFNNYVLLAAKDYFYERRSWALFLLKKLFNLIPFDRSSEPSAMLNNINRCKAAINADKILIIFPEATRSLNGEIQVFKGGCAMLAWELQIPIVPAYIKGAYECLPKGKTWPKKGKITVSFGPPIVMRNYVSSVSELNCQLYKMITQELEQQIKKLGNDLYVKEQP; encoded by the coding sequence ATGATGTTGGCGTTACGACAAAAAGTGCCCCAAAAACAAGAGATTCAGCAAGGTTTGCTGCCTCTCCTTCATCGCTTGCATCGGGTTGATTCCTCATCTGCTCTGTTGGGTTTAGATTCTTTGGCAAAAATTGAATTGCTAACGGCGATTGAAAAAAAATTTGGCATTCGTTTAGAGGATCATGAAATTGCTGCGGCAAATACTCTAGATGATTTAACGGAAACTATAGTAGCTAAGCAAAAGCAGTACAAACATTCTGCTGCCTCGATAATTGATCCGATAACACATACCCAAATTTCTTTTAAAGCATCGCAAATGCGCAGCACAGTGCATCGACACATGGCAGGGTTTGTTCGTAAGCGCTTTGGTATTGAGGCTCTTGGGGACGAATTTTTACCCTCAGATGGCCCCTTTATTATCGCGGCAAATCATAGCAGTCATTTAGATAACCTGGCATTGATGGCGGCGGCGGGAGGTACTTTTAATAATTATGTCTTATTGGCCGCCAAAGATTATTTTTATGAACGTCGCTCATGGGCTCTTTTTTTACTGAAAAAGCTATTTAATCTGATTCCTTTTGATAGAAGTTCCGAACCATCAGCAATGTTAAATAATATCAATAGGTGTAAGGCGGCAATTAATGCCGATAAAATTTTAATTATTTTTCCCGAAGCAACACGCTCTTTAAATGGTGAAATCCAAGTGTTTAAAGGTGGTTGTGCGATGTTGGCTTGGGAATTACAAATTCCTATCGTTCCTGCGTATATTAAAGGCGCGTATGAATGTTTACCTAAAGGAAAAACCTGGCCTAAGAAAGGAAAAATTACGGTCAGTTTTGGCCCGCCAATCGTCATGAGAAATTATGTATCTAGTGTATCTGAGCTAAACTGTCAACTATATAAAATGATTACGCAAGAGCTTGAACAGCAGATCAAAAAGTTGGGAAATGATCTGTACGTTAAGGAGCAACCATAA
- a CDS encoding PP2C family serine/threonine-protein phosphatase produces MRIAELISIPSDESEVHFEKKEHDFALLEMQGLRPAQEDAAVAYWYTAGSFNELTAQDIGHRLWTSYKLINQHCLKPGFGGSTASTTVYDGKGNLITATLGDSVVFAVVYFPNGHVASVVRLNSVIHHPDLDQERLIQVRGLVKNGRLLGRYGSLALSRALGDYDFIESGVCDDAHIDITPSDFTHASGMKTQIITTCDGFTEPVLGQAKENQEQWFWQQLRAIDNPGLHSESELAQLLAYKAFHAGSRDNISVSVQVLVKNKPFLVGIYDGHGGNSTSTYIANSIGTVFEQQCSLHAQAYAEQSLSVDQSWSIYSRDNN; encoded by the coding sequence ATGAGAATCGCAGAATTAATTTCTATACCAAGTGATGAATCCGAGGTTCATTTTGAGAAAAAAGAACATGATTTTGCTCTATTGGAGATGCAAGGGTTACGCCCAGCCCAAGAGGATGCCGCGGTAGCTTATTGGTACACCGCAGGCTCTTTTAATGAATTAACCGCGCAGGATATTGGCCATCGTTTATGGACCAGTTATAAATTGATTAATCAGCATTGTCTCAAGCCGGGGTTTGGCGGATCTACCGCATCGACCACCGTTTATGATGGGAAAGGTAATTTAATTACAGCCACGTTAGGGGATTCAGTAGTTTTTGCTGTGGTTTATTTTCCCAATGGACATGTGGCTTCAGTCGTGCGGTTAAATAGTGTTATTCATCATCCTGATCTCGATCAAGAGCGGTTGATCCAAGTGCGAGGTCTTGTAAAAAATGGACGCCTGTTGGGTCGATATGGTTCTTTGGCTCTATCAAGGGCGTTAGGGGATTATGATTTTATCGAGTCTGGAGTTTGTGACGATGCGCATATTGATATAACACCAAGCGATTTTACCCATGCTTCTGGGATGAAAACCCAAATTATTACTACTTGTGATGGGTTTACGGAGCCTGTTCTTGGCCAAGCGAAAGAAAATCAGGAGCAATGGTTTTGGCAGCAGTTGCGGGCTATTGATAATCCAGGCCTACATTCGGAATCTGAGTTGGCGCAGTTGCTTGCTTATAAGGCATTTCATGCTGGCTCAAGGGATAATATTTCTGTTTCAGTGCAGGTTTTAGTAAAAAATAAACCTTTTTTAGTTGGCATTTATGATGGGCACGGGGGGAACTCAACCTCGACGTATATTGCGAACAGCATTGGTACGGTATTTGAGCAACAATGCAGTTTGCATGCACAAGCCTATGCAGAACAATCATTAAGTGTTGATCAGAGTTGGTCGATTTATTCTCGAGATAATAATTAA
- a CDS encoding carbonic anhydrase translates to MPIKLLKGIRHFKNNGFLEKRDLFQSLIKGQSPDTLLITCSDSRIVPSYVTNADAGELFVIRNAGNIFPPKVPYPTGERATAEYALKVLNVSEIIVCGHSDCGAMKGLLNPNLAESLPLVAEFLEAYALPALERVHEKHPEQHDSKQKLKCLTEENILLQIEHLHTLDIVRERVEVNKLKIHAWYYDIEEGEFFIYEPNTQHFLPYEQAVEKLFNSELVLNQMNTIIEEEAKAYSLPSTEEEYRKVAEQMKLLKFKGENVIWNAIQAMVIDRLWQEFGELCIESEGKNDPRFMALLEKCHEVALGMAESCQKNILNSSGYAKVCINRAHTLLHPPPSNDDELASTKSYQHA, encoded by the coding sequence ATGCCCATAAAGCTACTCAAAGGAATCCGCCATTTTAAAAATAATGGTTTTCTTGAAAAGCGTGACTTATTTCAATCCTTAATCAAGGGACAATCACCAGATACGCTCTTGATCACGTGTTCTGACTCTCGCATAGTTCCCTCATACGTCACCAATGCAGATGCCGGCGAGCTGTTTGTTATTCGTAATGCAGGAAATATTTTTCCACCGAAAGTACCTTACCCTACAGGGGAAAGAGCAACAGCTGAATATGCATTGAAAGTACTCAATGTAAGCGAAATTATTGTCTGTGGGCATTCAGACTGCGGTGCGATGAAAGGCTTATTAAACCCTAATCTTGCGGAGAGTTTACCATTAGTTGCCGAATTCCTTGAAGCTTATGCCCTCCCCGCTTTGGAGCGCGTACATGAAAAACATCCTGAGCAGCATGATTCAAAACAAAAATTAAAATGTCTTACTGAAGAAAATATACTTTTACAAATAGAACACTTACATACTCTGGATATTGTTAGAGAACGTGTGGAAGTAAATAAACTAAAAATTCATGCCTGGTATTATGACATTGAAGAAGGTGAATTTTTTATTTATGAACCCAACACGCAACATTTTTTACCCTATGAACAAGCCGTCGAAAAGCTATTTAATAGTGAACTCGTGCTCAATCAAATGAACACCATTATCGAGGAAGAAGCAAAAGCTTATTCATTGCCCTCTACAGAAGAAGAGTACCGTAAAGTAGCAGAGCAAATGAAGCTCCTGAAATTTAAGGGGGAAAATGTAATATGGAATGCCATTCAAGCCATGGTGATAGATAGGCTGTGGCAGGAGTTTGGCGAGTTATGCATTGAAAGTGAAGGAAAAAATGATCCCCGATTTATGGCATTACTTGAAAAATGTCATGAGGTTGCCTTAGGAATGGCAGAAAGTTGCCAGAAAAATATATTGAACTCTTCAGGTTATGCAAAGGTATGTATTAATAGAGCGCATACCCTGCTGCACCCCCCCCCATCGAATGATGATGAATTGGCATCTACCAAGAGTTACCAGCACGCTTAA
- a CDS encoding FAD-binding protein: protein MPQTVNQWNSQHLMQWEKKPEQNILSNEQALVPFGRDFGGLVHSQPAAVCEPQTREALQSLLKYAHEHQLPVTIRGNGMSQNGQSLAAPGGLILNMKHFNQAQEPEHHSIWMEANCTWADLLKHSLPHSLTPYVLPYNCNLSIGGVLSAGGIGASSFKYGSVIAHVRELEVILANGELVHVDRHSPLMQACLGGQGHFGVITKARIALRTCKKSVRTFYLTYLDKESWLHDLHQCQNYADYVESFCTPAIQGAKLIASERTPFAQWLYALHVSIEYDHHAPEFHELSLKPWKVLHTQDETIHSYLHRHDARLNIMKMSGQWELEHPWYECFIPKFPLNKLEEILDTLPVHYASLVHLIPIVNRKATGFLMLPEEPHIFSFMIINPGLPKVFTPSCVEAIKHLDTLFLPLGGKRYLSGYLGESLKPDYWKNHYGARYSEWLELKKQYDPLHILSSYLFNKCSKIKEINLS, encoded by the coding sequence ATGCCGCAAACTGTGAACCAGTGGAACAGCCAACATCTCATGCAATGGGAAAAAAAGCCAGAACAAAACATTCTAAGTAATGAGCAGGCGCTGGTTCCTTTCGGCCGCGATTTCGGCGGGTTGGTGCACTCCCAACCTGCCGCAGTCTGCGAGCCGCAAACACGTGAAGCGCTGCAATCCCTACTCAAATATGCTCATGAGCATCAACTTCCGGTCACTATTCGTGGTAATGGCATGAGCCAAAATGGGCAATCGCTGGCAGCTCCTGGAGGATTAATCCTTAACATGAAGCATTTTAATCAAGCCCAGGAACCAGAACATCATTCCATTTGGATGGAAGCAAATTGCACCTGGGCCGATTTGCTCAAACACTCATTGCCTCACTCACTGACTCCTTATGTACTACCATATAACTGCAATTTATCGATTGGTGGTGTGCTTTCCGCTGGAGGAATAGGCGCATCATCATTTAAATACGGCAGTGTCATTGCGCATGTACGCGAATTGGAAGTTATTCTTGCCAATGGCGAATTAGTACACGTAGATAGGCATTCACCTTTAATGCAAGCCTGTTTAGGTGGACAAGGTCATTTTGGCGTAATTACCAAAGCCCGCATTGCCTTAAGAACATGCAAAAAATCGGTACGAACATTCTATTTAACTTATCTGGATAAAGAGAGCTGGCTGCATGATTTACATCAATGTCAGAACTATGCGGATTATGTTGAGTCCTTTTGTACTCCAGCAATACAAGGAGCTAAGCTCATAGCAAGTGAACGTACTCCTTTCGCGCAATGGCTTTATGCATTACATGTCTCAATTGAATACGACCATCATGCACCTGAGTTTCATGAATTGTCCTTAAAACCTTGGAAAGTTCTCCATACTCAAGATGAGACGATTCACTCTTATTTACATCGCCATGACGCACGTTTAAATATCATGAAAATGAGTGGCCAATGGGAGTTAGAGCATCCTTGGTATGAATGTTTTATCCCCAAATTTCCGTTAAATAAATTAGAAGAAATTTTGGATACCCTACCCGTCCATTATGCATCATTAGTCCATTTAATCCCCATCGTTAATCGTAAAGCAACGGGCTTCTTAATGCTTCCTGAAGAACCGCACATCTTCTCTTTTATGATTATCAATCCCGGCTTACCTAAAGTATTCACTCCAAGCTGTGTAGAAGCTATCAAACATTTGGATACGCTTTTTTTACCTTTAGGAGGCAAACGTTATCTCTCTGGGTATTTAGGGGAATCGCTAAAGCCCGACTACTGGAAAAATCATTATGGAGCGCGATACTCCGAATGGCTTGAGTTAAAAAAACAGTATGACCCTTTGCATATTTTAAGTTCTTATTTATTTAATAAGTGTTCAAAAATAAAGGAAATTAATCTATCTTAA
- a CDS encoding FAD-dependent oxidoreductase, with translation MKEISIIGAGLCGTLLALYLAKRGYKLHVFDARPDLRLNQSHDGRSINLALSCRGITGLAGVDIMPEVEQLMVPMRARAIHDTQGQIKYQSFGRHHEEYINAVERNELNKLLLNEAEKYPNVRFSFNSKLSHLDLEKKVMHFKTHHDELLSFPYQYLIGADGVNSCVREQLSTRGLIKATRTFLSYGYKELSIGAPGQQEFAHEYLHLWPRNAFLLLGNPNRDHSITGSLFLPYEGKNSFAELENEVKINAFFKEEFSDAYEVMPNLLHEFTEHPTGNMSTIQCDSWHYQDHCLLLGDAAHGVVPFFGQGMNSAFEDCRILNMLLDKYQDDWTQVMPAFYQSRKPNTDAVAQMSMDNFQEIQTNIRDSQFNLKKQVEQLLMQRYPRQYISKHVLVMFSNTPYAEALKIGAKQTAFLNQICEKVTSLEAIDWEQVDKLIHQHDKNLAHSMN, from the coding sequence ATGAAGGAGATAAGCATTATTGGAGCTGGTTTATGCGGAACTCTACTTGCACTCTACCTAGCAAAACGTGGATACAAACTCCATGTCTTTGATGCAAGACCCGATCTCCGATTAAACCAAAGCCATGATGGACGCTCCATAAATCTTGCCTTATCTTGCCGGGGAATTACAGGTCTTGCCGGGGTCGATATTATGCCGGAAGTAGAACAGTTGATGGTCCCTATGCGGGCTCGAGCAATTCATGATACTCAAGGGCAAATTAAATACCAATCCTTTGGCCGTCACCATGAAGAATACATTAATGCCGTTGAACGTAATGAATTAAATAAACTCCTACTGAATGAAGCAGAAAAATATCCTAATGTACGTTTTAGCTTTAATAGCAAATTATCTCATCTTGATCTTGAAAAGAAAGTCATGCATTTTAAAACCCATCATGATGAGCTCTTAAGTTTTCCCTACCAATATTTAATAGGTGCCGATGGCGTTAATTCTTGCGTGCGCGAGCAATTAAGTACTCGCGGTTTGATCAAGGCAACCCGAACTTTTTTATCATACGGCTATAAGGAATTATCCATTGGCGCTCCAGGCCAGCAAGAATTTGCACATGAATATTTACACCTATGGCCTAGGAATGCCTTTTTATTATTGGGTAATCCTAATCGCGATCATTCCATTACAGGCTCCTTATTCTTACCCTATGAAGGAAAAAATAGCTTTGCTGAATTAGAAAATGAAGTAAAAATTAATGCCTTTTTTAAGGAAGAATTTTCTGACGCCTATGAGGTCATGCCTAATTTACTGCATGAGTTTACCGAACACCCAACAGGCAACATGAGCACCATTCAATGTGACTCATGGCATTATCAAGATCACTGCCTGTTACTTGGTGATGCGGCACATGGCGTTGTTCCCTTTTTCGGCCAAGGCATGAATAGCGCTTTTGAGGATTGTCGTATTTTAAATATGTTGTTGGATAAATATCAGGATGATTGGACCCAAGTAATGCCCGCCTTTTATCAATCCAGAAAACCAAATACGGATGCGGTGGCACAAATGTCTATGGATAACTTCCAGGAAATTCAAACCAACATTCGTGATTCTCAATTTAACTTAAAAAAACAAGTAGAACAATTGCTCATGCAACGTTACCCCCGACAGTACATTTCCAAACACGTACTGGTTATGTTTAGTAATACACCGTATGCAGAAGCACTAAAAATTGGCGCAAAACAAACCGCGTTTTTAAATCAAATTTGCGAAAAAGTAACCAGCCTTGAAGCTATTGATTGGGAGCAAGTAGACAAACTCATCCATCAACATGACAAGAACTTGGCACATTCAATGAATTAG
- a CDS encoding sensor domain-containing protein: protein MALKEIDYTRVVQAAGSVKKKGKIPSITNVCEELGMISPTPNLPAFLEQWFHTQPEFQRSVQAPLSENINIKAVNLFEKNIELEKSLSLLRATLESTADGIMMVNGQGKVVDWNQKFVEMWRIPTSMLEVGTESISFEYILEQLINPEGLISDVNFLYENPDWQGELPILHFKDGRIFERYTQPQRVGAEIVGRVYSFRDITKKLMHEDELRIRERAIERITGYSEEQLLGQDLTFLHANKTQHVNHKRIILAIKELREETVELESYQQNGEVFWCEISVAPVRDSFDKVKHYICLINDVTERRKMEEQLIKQATHDSLTELPNRVLLIDRVDQAILQAKKKGSMLAFLFLDLDHFKLTNDTLGHSMGDRLLQAVSNRLLLATNDIDTVSRLGGDEFVILLQDIHTEQQAHQIADKILNALVLPFPIDEHHLKITGSIGISYFPKDGNDYESLMKSADLSMYHAKDNGRNTYHNYDKEMNTQIVNRMQINNALRDSLQKNEFHLLYQPLINLSENKLIGFEALLRWNSHILGTVPPNDFIGIAEENGLILEIGLWAMEEACKQLVRWHQQGYSHLTMAVNISGRQLRQPRMPEMIGKILKKTGLSPKFLELELTESLLVDNIKHAVDAMYALKDMGIKVVIDDFGTGYSSLAYLKQFPVDKLKIDRSFITELVDKENDAAIARAIINLSHSLNLEVLAEGVETELQREFIMTHGCDYAQGYYFSPPQKAEDLEQFLSDYL from the coding sequence ATGGCTTTAAAAGAAATAGACTACACAAGAGTTGTGCAAGCGGCAGGTTCAGTTAAAAAGAAAGGAAAAATCCCCTCAATTACAAATGTATGTGAAGAACTGGGTATGATTTCACCAACGCCCAATCTGCCTGCATTTTTAGAACAATGGTTTCATACTCAACCAGAATTTCAACGCTCAGTCCAGGCCCCACTTTCAGAGAATATTAATATAAAAGCAGTTAACCTTTTTGAAAAAAATATTGAGCTAGAAAAATCACTCTCCCTGCTCCGTGCCACACTTGAGTCAACCGCCGATGGCATCATGATGGTCAATGGCCAAGGTAAGGTTGTCGATTGGAACCAAAAATTCGTAGAAATGTGGCGTATTCCCACCTCTATGTTAGAGGTAGGCACTGAAAGCATTAGTTTCGAATACATTCTGGAGCAATTAATTAACCCAGAAGGTTTAATTTCCGATGTCAATTTTCTTTATGAAAACCCCGATTGGCAAGGTGAATTACCCATATTACATTTTAAAGACGGGCGTATTTTCGAGCGTTATACGCAACCACAACGGGTAGGCGCCGAGATTGTCGGACGCGTATATAGTTTTAGAGACATCACCAAAAAATTAATGCATGAAGATGAGCTGCGTATTCGTGAGCGTGCGATTGAACGTATTACTGGCTATAGCGAAGAACAGCTTTTAGGCCAGGATCTTACTTTCTTACATGCAAATAAAACCCAACATGTGAACCACAAACGCATTATCTTAGCAATAAAAGAATTACGTGAAGAAACAGTTGAGCTGGAAAGTTACCAACAAAATGGTGAGGTTTTTTGGTGCGAAATCAGTGTAGCCCCAGTTCGTGATTCTTTTGACAAAGTGAAACACTATATTTGCCTTATCAATGATGTGACTGAACGCCGAAAGATGGAAGAACAGTTAATCAAACAAGCAACACATGACTCCCTAACCGAATTACCGAACCGAGTGCTTTTAATCGACCGCGTTGATCAAGCAATTTTACAAGCGAAAAAGAAAGGCTCCATGTTAGCCTTTTTATTCCTGGATTTGGATCATTTCAAATTAACCAACGATACCTTAGGGCATAGCATGGGGGACCGGCTTTTGCAGGCAGTATCAAACCGATTACTTCTAGCAACTAATGATATTGATACCGTCAGCCGTCTAGGTGGAGATGAATTTGTTATATTATTGCAAGACATCCATACGGAGCAACAAGCACATCAAATTGCCGACAAGATACTCAACGCCTTAGTACTGCCCTTTCCAATAGACGAACATCATTTAAAAATAACCGGAAGCATTGGCATTAGCTATTTTCCCAAGGACGGTAATGATTATGAATCCTTGATGAAAAGTGCTGATTTATCGATGTATCATGCCAAAGACAATGGACGTAATACCTACCATAATTATGACAAGGAAATGAATACACAAATTGTTAATCGCATGCAAATTAACAATGCCTTACGTGATTCACTGCAAAAAAACGAATTTCATTTGCTCTATCAACCCTTAATCAATTTATCAGAAAATAAATTGATTGGCTTTGAAGCGTTATTGCGTTGGAATAGCCACATTTTAGGCACAGTCCCTCCAAATGATTTTATCGGCATTGCAGAAGAAAATGGTTTGATCTTAGAAATTGGCTTGTGGGCTATGGAAGAAGCATGTAAACAACTCGTTCGCTGGCATCAACAAGGCTATTCTCATTTAACCATGGCGGTGAATATTTCTGGCCGACAATTACGGCAGCCACGAATGCCAGAAATGATTGGTAAAATTCTTAAAAAAACAGGCTTATCGCCTAAATTCCTCGAGTTAGAACTAACTGAAAGCCTATTGGTAGATAATATAAAGCATGCAGTTGATGCGATGTATGCGCTCAAAGATATGGGAATTAAAGTGGTCATCGATGATTTTGGTACGGGCTATTCCAGTTTGGCCTATCTGAAACAATTTCCCGTGGATAAATTAAAAATTGATCGCTCATTTATTACCGAGTTAGTGGATAAAGAAAATGACGCGGCCATCGCCCGCGCGATTATTAACTTATCCCATAGCCTAAATCTCGAAGTCTTAGCCGAGGGAGTAGAAACCGAATTACAGCGTGAGTTTATTATGACGCATGGCTGTGATTATGCTCAGGGTTATTACTTTTCGCCGCCACAAAAGGCTGAAGATTTGGAGCAGTTTTTGAGCGATTATTTGTAA
- a CDS encoding sensor histidine kinase: MILYFFKKGMFAVYNYLMEKTIEASHQITLFGIVMMINFPLFGILWKLQNFQVNKEFFLRLIATILCALLALHRFWSPKFLRVLPFLWYLSLLFCLPYFFTYLTLLNDGATLWLMNCMSATFFLFLVTNALDSLILLILGSGLAYFSYVYGADKIIKYVPGDVSIFGLGITFTAAIIIGALFARDRELIYSAKISGMRLLAGSLAHDLRTPLSSIYLQAKMQKSQVETLSGNKEVKQNLNESIAKIERGIDSVNQLISTQLNNIRHDKFDTCKFGFYSINELLKHALEDYPFKHNQHELIDLLIECDFVIWIEKIAFRNLIWNLLNNSFDFIEKEGKGEVSISMAEGQEKDNFNYLHIKDTAKGISTEKAKLIFEPFYSERQGGTGIGLAYCKLLMNAAGGSIACQGKLGEYTNFTIKFPKID, translated from the coding sequence TTGATATTATATTTTTTCAAAAAAGGAATGTTTGCTGTTTATAATTATCTGATGGAAAAAACCATTGAGGCCAGCCATCAAATCACCTTATTTGGTATTGTGATGATGATCAACTTCCCCCTTTTTGGAATTTTATGGAAATTACAAAATTTTCAAGTAAATAAGGAATTTTTCCTCAGATTAATCGCGACCATTCTTTGTGCGTTATTAGCGCTGCACCGATTTTGGTCTCCCAAGTTCTTAAGAGTGCTCCCATTTCTCTGGTATCTAAGCTTGCTCTTTTGCCTGCCCTACTTTTTCACCTACCTAACCTTATTAAATGATGGCGCAACCTTGTGGTTAATGAATTGCATGTCTGCAACCTTTTTCCTCTTCCTGGTAACTAACGCCTTAGACTCGTTAATATTACTTATTTTAGGTAGCGGCTTAGCCTATTTCTCCTATGTTTATGGTGCCGATAAAATAATTAAGTATGTTCCTGGTGATGTATCTATTTTTGGTTTAGGAATTACCTTTACCGCAGCCATTATCATCGGGGCTCTTTTTGCCCGGGATAGAGAGCTCATTTATAGTGCTAAAATTTCAGGCATGCGCTTACTCGCCGGGAGTTTAGCGCATGACTTACGTACACCGTTGTCCAGTATTTACCTGCAAGCCAAAATGCAAAAATCACAAGTTGAAACTCTGTCTGGTAATAAGGAAGTAAAACAAAATTTAAACGAAAGCATTGCGAAAATCGAACGTGGCATTGATAGTGTAAATCAACTTATTAGTACGCAATTAAATAACATCCGTCACGATAAATTTGATACCTGCAAATTTGGGTTTTACTCCATCAATGAACTCTTAAAACATGCCTTAGAAGATTATCCTTTTAAACATAATCAACATGAACTCATCGATCTCCTTATCGAATGCGATTTTGTAATCTGGATTGAAAAAATCGCCTTTAGAAATCTAATCTGGAACCTACTGAACAATAGCTTTGATTTTATTGAAAAAGAAGGTAAAGGTGAGGTATCAATTAGTATGGCAGAAGGACAAGAAAAGGATAATTTTAATTATCTGCATATTAAGGATACTGCCAAAGGCATTTCTACAGAAAAAGCTAAGCTGATTTTTGAACCCTTTTATTCTGAAAGACAGGGTGGCACAGGCATTGGTTTAGCCTATTGCAAACTACTCATGAACGCTGCAGGCGGTTCCATCGCCTGTCAAGGTAAACTGGGCGAATACACCAATTTTACTATTAAATTCCCCAAAATAGACTAA
- a CDS encoding glutathione S-transferase family protein — protein MIKLYQFPPQWSLPNPSPFCMKLETYLRMAKLPFESVYVINPAKGPKKKLPTINDEGKILGDSGLIINYLQEKYGDPLDSHLSSEQKAQALAVQRLLEEHLYWIMVYSRWIDERYWPITRDTFFSHLKQPLRAILPIILQKKIRADLYKQGIGRHSTAEIYQLGIEDLSVLSTFLKSSAFLLGDEPTSIDASAYAFLANILEVPIASPLHDYAKTQPQLIAYCERMKQRFYP, from the coding sequence ATGATAAAACTCTACCAATTTCCACCCCAATGGTCCTTACCAAATCCCAGCCCATTTTGCATGAAACTGGAAACTTATTTGCGTATGGCAAAACTGCCTTTTGAATCCGTATATGTTATAAACCCAGCAAAAGGCCCAAAGAAAAAACTTCCTACCATTAATGATGAAGGCAAAATACTTGGCGATAGCGGACTCATCATTAACTATCTACAAGAAAAATATGGTGACCCTTTGGATAGCCACTTATCAAGCGAACAAAAGGCTCAAGCCCTAGCAGTACAACGTTTACTTGAAGAGCATTTATATTGGATCATGGTGTACTCACGTTGGATAGATGAGCGTTATTGGCCAATTACCCGAGATACATTTTTCAGCCATTTGAAACAGCCCCTACGAGCAATTCTTCCTATAATTTTGCAAAAAAAGATCCGTGCTGATCTCTACAAACAAGGAATTGGCAGACATAGTACGGCAGAGATTTATCAATTAGGTATCGAGGATCTAAGCGTCTTAAGTACGTTCTTAAAATCTTCCGCATTTTTGCTGGGTGATGAACCCACCAGTATCGATGCCAGTGCTTATGCCTTTCTGGCCAATATATTGGAAGTACCGATTGCCTCTCCATTACACGATTATGCGAAAACCCAACCCCAGTTGATTGCCTATTGCGAACGGATGAAACAGCGCTTTTACCCATAA
- a CDS encoding malonate decarboxylase subunit alpha, translated as MTMDWNKDRQDYEQRLTNIKPFLNGKIVLAKNIVPLLEAAIKPYDKVSLEGDNQKQVDFLARSLLTHNP; from the coding sequence ATGACTATGGACTGGAATAAAGATCGCCAAGATTATGAGCAGCGGCTGACAAATATTAAGCCTTTTTTAAATGGGAAAATCGTTTTAGCAAAAAACATTGTCCCTTTACTGGAAGCCGCGATTAAGCCCTACGACAAGGTTTCTCTCGAAGGGGACAACCAAAAACAAGTTGACTTTCTTGCCCGTAGCCTACTTACGCACAATCCTTAG